From one Azospirillum ramasamyi genomic stretch:
- a CDS encoding COQ9 family protein, with product MSIDTLRDEILVASLPNVVFDGWSLQALRDGTQMAGHEPFALLRAFPGGVTDAVEHFADWTDRQMLDRLEAQPLAEMKVRERISLAVRTYFDVLEPYREAKRRQLSYLAMPQNVALGLRLLYRTVDAMWFAAGDTSTDYNHYTKRALLSAVVSSSTFYWLDDKSEGHVETRAFIDRRLADVMAVGKATSSVGRIGSMLNLFPNPLRFARQMRQRTNGAQASNATVHMAENI from the coding sequence ATGAGCATCGACACGCTTCGCGACGAGATTCTGGTGGCGAGCCTGCCCAATGTGGTGTTCGACGGCTGGAGCCTGCAGGCCCTGCGCGACGGCACCCAGATGGCCGGCCACGAGCCTTTCGCCTTGCTGCGGGCCTTCCCCGGCGGCGTGACCGACGCGGTGGAGCATTTCGCCGACTGGACCGACCGTCAGATGCTCGACCGGCTGGAAGCCCAGCCGCTGGCCGAGATGAAGGTGCGCGAGCGCATCTCTCTCGCCGTCCGCACCTATTTCGACGTGCTGGAGCCCTACCGCGAGGCGAAGCGCCGCCAGCTCTCCTATCTGGCCATGCCGCAGAATGTGGCGCTCGGCCTGCGGCTGCTCTACCGCACGGTGGACGCCATGTGGTTCGCCGCCGGCGACACCTCCACCGACTACAACCACTATACAAAGCGGGCGCTGCTGTCGGCGGTGGTCAGCTCCTCCACCTTCTACTGGCTGGACGACAAGTCGGAAGGGCATGTGGAGACCCGCGCCTTCATCGACCGCCGTCTGGCCGACGTGATGGCGGTGGGCAAGGCGACCTCGTCGGTCGGCAGGATCGGCTCGATGCTGAACCTCTTCCCCAACCCCCTGCGCTTCGCCCGCCAGATGCGCCAGCGCACCAACGGCGCCCAGGCCAGCAACGCGACGGTGCATATGGCGGAGAACATCTGA
- a CDS encoding Fur family transcriptional regulator: MSALHDHAHCIADALTRADALCAERGARLTALRRRVLELVWSSHRPRGAYAILEDLSQQDGKAAAPLTVYRALEFLVEQGLVHRIESLNAYVGCAAPGDVHSGQFLVCDGCGDAAEIDDPGVGSAIVTAAAERGFRVQRPTVEVHGLCKSCQENPR; the protein is encoded by the coding sequence ATGTCCGCACTTCACGACCATGCCCACTGCATCGCCGACGCCCTGACCCGTGCCGACGCGCTGTGCGCCGAGCGGGGCGCGCGGCTGACCGCGTTGCGCCGCCGTGTGCTGGAGCTGGTGTGGTCCAGCCACCGGCCGCGCGGCGCCTACGCGATCCTGGAGGATCTCAGCCAGCAGGACGGCAAGGCGGCGGCGCCGCTGACCGTCTACCGCGCGCTGGAATTCCTGGTCGAACAGGGGCTGGTCCACCGCATCGAATCGCTGAACGCCTATGTCGGCTGCGCCGCGCCGGGAGACGTCCATTCCGGGCAGTTCCTGGTGTGCGACGGTTGCGGCGATGCGGCCGAGATCGACGATCCGGGCGTCGGCTCGGCGATCGTCACCGCGGCGGCCGAGCGCGGCTTCCGTGTCCAGCGCCCCACCGTCGAGGTGCACGGCCTGTGCAAATCCTGTCAGGAGAACCCCCGTTGA
- the rpsU gene encoding 30S ribosomal protein S21: MQVLVRDNNVDQALRALKKKMQREGIFREMKLRRNYEKPSEKRAREKAEAVRRTRKLLRKRMEREGY, encoded by the coding sequence GTGCAAGTTCTGGTCCGAGATAACAACGTCGATCAGGCCCTCCGCGCGCTCAAGAAGAAGATGCAGCGCGAGGGCATTTTCCGTGAAATGAAGCTGCGCCGCAACTACGAGAAGCCCTCGGAGAAGCGCGCGCGTGAGAAGGCTGAAGCGGTGCGTCGCACCCGCAAGCTGCTCCGCAAGCGGATGGAACGCGAGGGCTACTAA
- a CDS encoding ligase-associated DNA damage response DEXH box helicase — protein sequence MDVPSPAPIPPNVAAWFRSRGWAPHPHQVAMVEAAERRESALLIAPTGGGKTLAGFLPSLIELAERPRDGLHTLYISPLKALAVDIQRNLEQPIAEMRLPIRAETRTGDTPEAKRKRQRTHPPHMLMTTPESLALLLSYTDADRLFRNLRCVIIDELHALTGTKRGDLLALGLARLSRLAPAARRVGLSATVAEPERLLAWLSRHGRHDGTENDDVRLVLGRSGAQAEVEILTSQERVPWAGHMAMHAMKEIYERIRRQRTTLLFVNTRAQAELVFQALWRVNDDNLPIALHHGSLAVEQRRKVEGAMARGELRAVVATSSLDLGIDWAAVDLVVQIGAPKGSSRLVQRIGRANHRLDEPSRALLVPANRFEVLECRAALEAVHDHTLDGEAPRPGGLDVLAQHLLGMACAAPFLPDELYEEVVSAAPYAAMTRDEFDDVLDFVATGGYALGAYERFQRLKPREDGRMAAAGPAVARQYRMNVGTITQEALLRVRLNRGPILGEVEEYFIQGLTPGDTFLFAGQLLKFLGVREMEAQVAKGGTGDPKVPAYAGGRLPLTTHLAERVRAMLADPRRWDGLPEDVREWLRLQRYRSVLPDRDGLLVETFPKAGKRFLVAYAFEGRNAHQTLGMLLTRRMERFGLGPLGFVATDYVLAVWSLRSPTDMDALFDQDMLGDDLEAWMDESSMLRRTFRNVALIAGVIDRRHPGQEKTGRQVTFSSDLIYDVLRKHDPGHVLLRATRADAAGGLTDIRRLSDFLARVRGRITHKDLDRISPLAVPVILEIGRERVDGSATDELLAAAEAELLAEAMPELAPPRPAKSETGRPQQGRLSL from the coding sequence ATGGATGTCCCCTCCCCCGCCCCGATCCCGCCCAACGTCGCCGCCTGGTTCCGGTCGCGCGGCTGGGCACCGCACCCGCATCAGGTCGCGATGGTGGAGGCGGCGGAGCGGAGGGAGAGCGCGCTGCTGATCGCCCCCACCGGCGGCGGCAAGACGCTGGCCGGTTTCCTGCCCTCGCTGATCGAGCTGGCGGAACGGCCGCGCGACGGGCTGCACACCCTCTACATCTCGCCGCTGAAGGCACTGGCGGTCGATATCCAGCGCAATCTGGAACAGCCGATCGCCGAGATGCGGCTGCCGATCCGGGCGGAGACGCGCACCGGCGACACGCCGGAGGCCAAGCGCAAGCGCCAGCGCACCCATCCGCCGCACATGCTGATGACGACGCCGGAAAGCCTGGCGCTGCTGCTGTCCTACACCGACGCCGACCGGCTGTTCCGCAACCTGCGCTGCGTCATCATCGACGAGCTTCATGCGCTGACCGGCACCAAGCGCGGCGACCTGCTGGCGCTGGGGCTGGCGCGGCTGTCGCGGCTCGCCCCTGCCGCCCGGCGGGTCGGGCTGTCGGCCACGGTGGCGGAGCCGGAACGGCTGCTGGCCTGGCTGTCGCGCCACGGCCGGCATGACGGGACCGAGAACGACGACGTGCGCCTCGTGCTGGGCCGCAGCGGCGCCCAGGCGGAGGTGGAGATCCTGACCTCGCAGGAGCGGGTGCCCTGGGCCGGCCACATGGCGATGCACGCCATGAAGGAGATCTACGAACGCATCCGCCGCCAGCGCACCACCCTGCTGTTCGTCAACACCCGCGCCCAGGCGGAGCTGGTGTTCCAGGCGCTGTGGCGGGTCAATGACGACAACCTGCCCATCGCGCTGCACCACGGCTCATTGGCGGTGGAACAGCGCCGCAAGGTCGAGGGCGCCATGGCGCGCGGGGAGTTGCGGGCGGTGGTGGCCACCTCCTCGCTCGATCTCGGCATCGACTGGGCGGCGGTCGACCTCGTGGTGCAGATCGGCGCGCCGAAGGGGTCGAGCCGGCTGGTCCAGCGCATCGGCCGCGCCAACCACCGGCTGGACGAGCCCAGCCGCGCCCTGCTGGTCCCCGCCAACCGGTTCGAGGTGCTGGAATGCCGCGCCGCGCTGGAGGCGGTCCACGATCACACGCTGGACGGCGAGGCGCCGCGGCCGGGCGGGTTGGACGTGCTGGCACAGCATCTGCTCGGCATGGCCTGCGCCGCCCCCTTCCTGCCGGACGAGTTGTATGAGGAGGTGGTGTCCGCCGCCCCCTATGCCGCGATGACGCGCGACGAATTCGACGACGTGCTGGATTTCGTCGCCACCGGCGGCTATGCGCTCGGCGCCTATGAACGCTTCCAGCGCCTGAAGCCGCGCGAGGACGGGCGGATGGCGGCGGCCGGCCCGGCGGTGGCGCGCCAGTACCGGATGAATGTCGGCACCATCACCCAGGAGGCGCTTCTGCGCGTCCGCCTGAACCGCGGCCCGATTCTGGGCGAGGTGGAGGAGTATTTCATCCAGGGCCTGACCCCCGGCGACACCTTCCTGTTCGCCGGCCAGCTGCTGAAATTCCTCGGCGTGCGCGAGATGGAGGCGCAGGTCGCCAAGGGCGGCACCGGCGACCCGAAGGTGCCAGCCTATGCCGGCGGGCGGCTGCCGCTGACCACCCATCTGGCCGAGCGGGTGCGCGCCATGCTGGCCGATCCGCGCCGTTGGGACGGCTTGCCGGAGGATGTGCGGGAATGGCTGCGCCTTCAGCGCTACCGCTCCGTCCTGCCCGACCGCGACGGGCTGCTGGTGGAGACCTTCCCCAAGGCGGGCAAGCGCTTCCTCGTCGCCTATGCCTTCGAGGGGCGGAACGCGCACCAGACCTTGGGCATGCTGCTGACCCGCCGGATGGAGCGCTTCGGCCTGGGGCCGCTGGGCTTCGTCGCCACCGATTATGTGCTGGCGGTGTGGTCGCTGCGCTCGCCGACGGACATGGACGCGCTGTTCGACCAGGACATGCTGGGCGACGACCTGGAAGCCTGGATGGACGAATCGTCGATGCTGCGGCGGACCTTCCGCAACGTGGCGCTGATCGCCGGGGTGATCGACCGCCGCCATCCGGGACAGGAGAAGACCGGGCGGCAGGTCACCTTCTCCTCCGACCTGATCTATGACGTGCTGCGCAAGCACGACCCCGGCCATGTGCTGCTGCGGGCGACGCGGGCCGATGCGGCCGGCGGGCTGACCGACATCCGCCGCCTGTCCGATTTCCTGGCGCGGGTGCGCGGGCGCATCACCCACAAGGATCTCGACCGCATCTCCCCGCTGGCGGTGCCGGTGATCCTGGAGATCGGGCGCGAGCGGGTGGACGGCAGCGCCACCGACGAACTGCTCGCCGCCGCCGAAGCCGAACTGCTGGCGGAGGCGATGCCGGAACTCGCTCCGCCACGGCCGGCGAAATCGGAAACGGGGCGCCCGCAGCAGGGACGGTTGTCGCTGTGA
- the pdeM gene encoding ligase-associated DNA damage response endonuclease PdeM — MSASSQAHGSACQGDDSRAALTFRGADLLADASGALLWPGESILAVADLHLEKGSAFAARGRMLPPYDTRATLDRLAELIARDRPARVLCLGDSFHDRRAAERMDPADVERLRGLTAAVSDWVWITGNHDPEPPQGLGGRAAAELSLGPLTFRHEARPGAVGELSGHLHPAAALALAGRRVRERCFAHDGAKLILPAFGSFTGGLNVLDAAFDGLLARRFEVLMTVRGRIYRFPCARLSPDRAR; from the coding sequence TTGTCAGCTTCCTCCCAAGCTCACGGTTCCGCCTGTCAGGGCGATGACAGCCGCGCCGCCCTGACCTTCCGCGGCGCCGATCTGTTGGCCGACGCGTCGGGCGCGCTGCTGTGGCCGGGCGAGTCCATCCTCGCCGTCGCCGACCTGCATCTGGAGAAGGGCTCGGCCTTCGCCGCGCGCGGCCGGATGCTGCCGCCCTACGACACGCGGGCGACGCTGGACCGGCTGGCGGAGCTGATCGCGCGCGACCGGCCGGCCCGCGTGCTGTGCCTGGGCGACAGCTTCCACGACCGCCGCGCGGCGGAGCGGATGGACCCGGCCGATGTGGAACGGCTGCGCGGCCTGACCGCCGCCGTGTCCGATTGGGTATGGATCACCGGCAACCACGATCCCGAGCCGCCGCAGGGCCTTGGCGGCCGGGCGGCGGCGGAGTTGTCCCTCGGCCCCCTCACCTTCCGCCACGAGGCGCGGCCTGGTGCGGTCGGCGAATTGTCGGGCCACCTGCACCCGGCCGCCGCGCTGGCGCTGGCCGGACGGCGGGTGCGCGAGCGCTGCTTCGCCCATGACGGCGCCAAACTGATCCTGCCCGCCTTCGGCAGCTTCACCGGCGGGCTGAACGTGCTGGATGCCGCCTTCGACGGGCTGCTGGCGCGGCGGTTCGAGGTGCTGATGACGGTGCGCGGCCGGATCTACCGTTTCCCCTGCGCCCGTTTGTCGCCGGACCGTGCGCGCTGA
- a CDS encoding TfoX/Sxy family protein, translated as MPARPPSEYVATLCEMMAPLGDLRARRMFGGYGLSIDGLTFALVADETLYVKADDVNRLSFAQLGLEPFRPMPDKPTTLSYYPPPDSALDDRDELLPWARSGFEAALRAAAKKAAKSKRK; from the coding sequence ATGCCCGCCCGGCCGCCCAGCGAGTATGTCGCCACGCTCTGCGAGATGATGGCGCCGCTGGGTGACTTGCGGGCGCGCCGCATGTTCGGCGGCTATGGCCTGTCCATTGACGGGCTGACCTTCGCGCTGGTCGCGGACGAGACGCTGTATGTCAAGGCGGACGACGTTAACCGCCTGTCGTTTGCGCAGTTGGGCCTGGAGCCCTTCCGGCCGATGCCGGACAAGCCGACCACCCTGTCCTACTATCCCCCGCCCGACTCGGCCCTGGACGACCGCGACGAACTGCTGCCCTGGGCACGGTCGGGGTTCGAGGCGGCTTTGCGGGCCGCCGCGAAGAAGGCGGCGAAGTCGAAGCGGAAGTAG
- a CDS encoding SspB family protein yields the protein MPKEQLRYDRMVETALRGVVRDALTEVAESGLPGNHHFYLTFRTGFPGVDIPDYLASQYPNEMTIVLQFQYYGLDVTDDHFEVTLSFNNVHERLVIPFAAITTFADPSVNFALQFQPLAAAESAEVSSMPTRAAAERVEEKEEEEEAAPAEEPKRGEVVALDAFRKK from the coding sequence TGCGCGGCGTTGTCCGCGACGCGCTGACCGAGGTTGCCGAGAGCGGCCTGCCGGGCAATCACCATTTCTACCTGACCTTCCGCACCGGTTTTCCCGGCGTCGACATCCCGGACTACCTGGCGTCCCAGTATCCCAACGAGATGACCATCGTCCTGCAGTTCCAGTACTACGGTCTGGACGTCACGGACGATCATTTCGAGGTGACGCTGAGCTTCAACAATGTGCATGAGCGGCTGGTGATCCCCTTCGCGGCCATCACCACCTTCGCCGACCCGTCGGTGAATTTCGCGCTGCAGTTCCAGCCGCTGGCCGCCGCCGAGTCGGCGGAGGTCTCCTCCATGCCGACCCGCGCCGCCGCCGAGCGGGTCGAGGAAAAGGAGGAGGAGGAGGAAGCCGCCCCGGCCGAGGAGCCGAAGCGCGGCGAGGTCGTCGCTCTGGACGCCTTCCGCAAGAAGTAA
- a CDS encoding 2Fe-2S iron-sulfur cluster-binding protein, which yields MATVTFTGLNMPKDLTVYAVAGDTGTLLALAKKHDIPIPFQCQDGECGSCLVKVTYLDGKTPMAIDLTEKEKVTLSVNGKLNRSLLEAAENAHLPPPYRLACQFIVRDETILVEFSGEPGVEPELRK from the coding sequence ATGGCCACAGTGACGTTCACCGGCCTGAACATGCCCAAGGACCTGACCGTTTACGCGGTCGCCGGCGATACCGGCACTCTGCTGGCGCTGGCGAAGAAGCACGACATTCCGATCCCGTTCCAGTGCCAGGACGGCGAGTGCGGATCCTGCCTCGTCAAGGTGACCTATCTGGACGGCAAGACCCCGATGGCCATCGACCTGACCGAAAAGGAGAAAGTCACCCTGTCCGTCAACGGCAAGCTGAACAGGAGCCTGTTGGAGGCGGCCGAGAACGCCCACCTCCCGCCGCCCTACCGCCTGGCCTGCCAGTTCATCGTCCGTGACGAGACCATTCTCGTCGAGTTCAGCGGCGAGCCGGGCGTGGAGCCGGAACTGCGCAAGTAA
- the def gene encoding peptide deformylase, translating to MPVLPIARMGNPVLRKIAEPIADPTDPAVARLAADMIATMLDVPGVGLAAPQVSVSRRIIVFRVPADRGEGEEVASTVLVNPEIEPLSEDMVLGWEGCLSIPGLRGLVPRHARIRYRGYGLDGSRIEREAGGFHARVVQHEVDHLDGVLYLDRMDDLRLLVCTEEMHHINAALAAAKEAPSRI from the coding sequence ATGCCAGTGCTTCCAATCGCCCGGATGGGCAATCCCGTGCTCCGCAAGATCGCGGAGCCCATCGCCGATCCCACCGACCCTGCCGTCGCCCGGCTGGCGGCGGACATGATCGCCACCATGCTGGATGTCCCCGGAGTCGGTCTGGCCGCGCCCCAGGTATCGGTGTCGCGCCGGATCATCGTCTTCCGGGTTCCCGCCGACCGCGGCGAGGGGGAGGAGGTGGCGAGCACCGTCCTGGTCAACCCGGAGATCGAGCCGTTGTCCGAAGACATGGTCCTGGGCTGGGAGGGCTGCCTGTCGATTCCGGGGCTGCGCGGCCTGGTTCCGCGCCACGCGCGCATCCGCTATCGCGGATATGGCCTGGACGGCAGCCGGATCGAACGCGAAGCGGGCGGTTTCCATGCCCGTGTGGTCCAGCACGAGGTCGACCACCTGGATGGCGTGCTCTATCTTGATCGCATGGACGATCTGCGGCTCCTCGTCTGCACCGAGGAGATGCATCATATCAACGCCGCGCTTGCAGCGGCCAAGGAAGCGCCGTCCCGGATCTGA
- the panB gene encoding 3-methyl-2-oxobutanoate hydroxymethyltransferase has protein sequence MSASNLTARQSVPALRARKGGEPIVCLTAYTAPVARLLDPHVDLLLVGDSLGMVVYGLDSTLPVTLDMMIAHGAAVVRGSERACVVVDLPFGSYQESKEAAFRASARVMAETGAQAVKLEGGLEMAETVAFLTARGIPVMGHVGLTPQSVNTLGGYKAVGRDAEAAERIAADARAIADAGAFTLVIEGTMEALARRITEEVAIPTIGIGGSPACDGQVLVTDDMLGLFGAFQPKFVKRYANLGESVSDAAAAYAAEVRSRAFPGPEHCFGMKKAATA, from the coding sequence ATGAGTGCTTCCAACCTCACCGCCCGCCAGTCGGTCCCGGCGCTGCGCGCCCGCAAGGGAGGCGAGCCCATCGTCTGCCTGACCGCCTACACCGCGCCGGTGGCCCGGCTGCTCGACCCGCATGTCGATCTGCTGCTGGTCGGCGACTCGCTGGGCATGGTGGTCTACGGGCTGGACAGCACGCTGCCGGTGACGCTGGACATGATGATCGCCCATGGCGCCGCCGTGGTCCGCGGGTCGGAGCGCGCCTGCGTCGTGGTCGACCTGCCCTTCGGCAGCTATCAGGAAAGCAAGGAGGCGGCCTTCCGCGCCTCCGCGCGCGTGATGGCGGAGACCGGCGCCCAGGCGGTCAAGCTGGAAGGCGGGCTGGAGATGGCGGAGACGGTGGCCTTCCTGACCGCCCGCGGCATCCCGGTGATGGGCCATGTCGGGCTGACGCCGCAATCCGTGAACACGCTGGGCGGCTACAAGGCCGTCGGCCGCGACGCCGAGGCGGCGGAGCGGATCGCCGCCGATGCCCGCGCCATCGCCGACGCCGGCGCCTTCACCCTGGTGATCGAAGGCACGATGGAGGCGCTGGCCCGCCGCATCACCGAAGAGGTGGCGATCCCGACCATCGGCATCGGCGGCTCGCCGGCCTGCGACGGGCAGGTTCTGGTCACCGACGACATGCTCGGCCTGTTCGGCGCCTTCCAGCCGAAATTCGTCAAGCGCTACGCCAATCTCGGCGAGTCGGTGAGCGATGCCGCCGCGGCCTATGCCGCCGAGGTGCGCAGCCGCGCCTTCCCGGGACCGGAGCATTGCTTCGGGATGAAGAAGGCGGCGACGGCGTAA
- a CDS encoding cryptochrome/photolyase family protein, translating to MSASPIVVWFRNDLRLADNPALTAAAQASAERGAPVIPLYILEEETGDPAGDPWALGGAQRWWLHGSLERLATCCARHGSPLLLRRGEPGAVLEALVEETGAECVLWNRRYIPARTARDAAIKERLKARGVDARSFNAALLAEPWTVRNKSGGPFKVFTPFWRHLSATLTPPLPTRAPSELKAPDKAPAGDPLDSWGLLPAKPDWAPGLRKRWVPGEAAALSHLADFLDGPVGAYATERDRPDSDGTSALSPYLAFGEIGPRQVWHAARHAADARPELASGIDSFLRELGWREFQYHLLHHAPELPDSPLDPRFADFPWREDAAGLQAWQRGRTGYPIVDAGMRQLWETGWMHNRVRMIVASFLVKDLLLPWQEGERWFWDTLVDADLAQNAGNWQWVAGCGADASPFFRVFNPVLQGEKFDPQGDYVRRFVPELDRLPPRWIHRPWAAPTEVLRQAGIRLGEDYPRPILDHGAARDRALALYNERKGRIDKAS from the coding sequence ATGTCCGCCTCCCCCATCGTCGTCTGGTTCCGCAACGACCTGCGCCTTGCCGACAACCCGGCGCTGACCGCCGCCGCCCAGGCCTCGGCCGAACGCGGCGCCCCGGTCATCCCGCTCTATATCCTGGAGGAGGAGACCGGCGATCCGGCTGGTGATCCTTGGGCGCTCGGCGGGGCGCAGCGCTGGTGGCTGCACGGCAGCCTGGAGCGGCTCGCCACCTGCTGCGCCCGCCACGGCTCGCCGCTGCTGCTGCGCCGGGGCGAACCGGGCGCGGTTCTGGAAGCGCTGGTGGAGGAGACCGGGGCGGAGTGCGTGCTGTGGAACCGCCGCTACATCCCCGCCCGGACCGCGCGGGACGCCGCGATCAAGGAGCGGCTGAAGGCGCGCGGCGTCGATGCCCGCAGCTTCAACGCCGCCCTGCTGGCCGAGCCCTGGACCGTCCGCAACAAGAGCGGCGGCCCCTTCAAGGTCTTCACCCCCTTCTGGCGTCACCTGTCGGCCACGCTGACCCCGCCGCTGCCCACCCGGGCGCCATCGGAACTGAAGGCGCCGGACAAGGCACCGGCCGGCGATCCGCTCGACTCCTGGGGCCTGCTGCCGGCGAAGCCCGACTGGGCGCCGGGATTGCGCAAGCGCTGGGTTCCGGGCGAGGCGGCGGCGCTGTCCCATCTGGCCGATTTCCTCGACGGGCCGGTCGGCGCCTATGCCACCGAACGCGACCGGCCCGACAGCGACGGCACCTCCGCCCTGTCGCCCTATCTGGCCTTCGGGGAGATCGGGCCGCGGCAGGTCTGGCACGCCGCCCGCCACGCCGCCGACGCCCGGCCGGAACTGGCGTCCGGCATCGATTCCTTCCTGCGCGAACTCGGCTGGCGCGAGTTCCAGTACCATCTGCTGCACCACGCGCCGGAACTGCCCGACAGCCCGCTCGATCCCCGCTTCGCCGATTTCCCCTGGCGCGAGGATGCCGCGGGCCTGCAGGCGTGGCAGCGCGGGCGCACCGGCTATCCCATCGTCGATGCCGGCATGCGCCAGCTGTGGGAGACCGGCTGGATGCACAACCGGGTGCGGATGATCGTGGCGTCCTTCCTGGTCAAGGATCTGCTGCTGCCCTGGCAGGAGGGGGAGCGCTGGTTCTGGGACACGCTGGTCGATGCCGACCTCGCCCAGAATGCCGGCAACTGGCAATGGGTGGCGGGATGCGGCGCCGACGCCTCCCCCTTCTTCCGCGTCTTCAACCCGGTCCTGCAGGGCGAGAAGTTCGATCCCCAGGGCGATTACGTCCGCCGTTTCGTGCCCGAACTGGACCGGCTGCCGCCGCGCTGGATCCACCGGCCCTGGGCCGCACCGACCGAGGTGCTGCGGCAGGCCGGCATCCGGCTGGGCGAGGATTACCCGCGGCCGATCCTCGACCATGGCGCCGCCCGCGACCGTGCGCTGGCGCTCTACAACGAGCGCAAGGGGCGGATCGACAAGGCGTCCTGA
- a CDS encoding CobW family GTP-binding protein, giving the protein MQILSGEPPLSAPAASPARLPVSVLTGFLGSGKTTLLQALLRNPAMARTAIVINEFGEVGLDHLLVAKASENMVLMDSGCLCCTIRGDLVDTLRDLFLKRVKGEIPDFDRVVVETTGLADPAPIIHTLMSDPLLAARFRLDGVIATVDAAHGSLQLDRQPESVKQAAVADRIVLTKTDVATPAATAALMQRLAAINPAAPVLPAAHGEIDPKRLFDAGLYNPETKSPDVARWLREEAYRDEHAKGHGHGHHGHGHGHGHDHGHDHHDHDHGDHCGADCGHDHHHHDANRHDDHIRAFCMVIDRPIPWNGFVDFMEALIAQAGENLLRVKGLLNVKESELPVVVHGVQHMFHPPVRLEDWPSDDHRTKLVFITRDIGQPVIEPLFNGLVWGEGNEAE; this is encoded by the coding sequence GTGCAAATCCTGTCAGGAGAACCCCCGTTGAGCGCTCCCGCCGCAAGTCCCGCCCGCCTTCCCGTCTCGGTGCTGACCGGCTTCCTCGGCAGCGGCAAGACCACGCTGCTGCAGGCGCTGCTGCGCAATCCGGCCATGGCGCGCACCGCCATCGTCATCAACGAGTTCGGCGAGGTCGGGCTCGACCATCTGCTGGTCGCCAAGGCGTCGGAGAACATGGTGCTGATGGACAGCGGCTGCCTGTGCTGCACCATCCGCGGCGATCTGGTTGACACCCTGCGCGACCTGTTCCTGAAGCGGGTGAAGGGCGAGATCCCCGATTTCGACCGGGTGGTGGTGGAGACGACCGGGCTGGCCGATCCCGCGCCCATCATCCACACCCTGATGTCCGACCCGCTGCTGGCCGCCCGTTTCCGCCTGGACGGCGTGATCGCCACGGTGGACGCGGCGCACGGCTCGCTCCAGCTCGACCGCCAGCCGGAAAGCGTGAAGCAGGCCGCCGTCGCCGACCGCATCGTCCTGACCAAGACCGACGTCGCCACCCCGGCGGCGACGGCCGCCCTGATGCAGCGCCTCGCCGCCATCAACCCGGCCGCCCCGGTCCTTCCCGCCGCCCATGGCGAGATCGACCCGAAGCGGCTGTTCGACGCCGGCCTCTACAATCCCGAGACCAAGAGCCCCGACGTCGCCCGCTGGCTGCGCGAGGAGGCCTATCGCGACGAACATGCCAAAGGTCACGGGCATGGGCACCATGGTCATGGTCATGGTCATGGTCATGACCACGGGCACGATCATCACGATCACGACCATGGCGACCATTGCGGCGCCGACTGCGGCCACGACCACCATCACCACGACGCCAACCGTCATGACGACCATATCCGCGCCTTCTGCATGGTGATCGACCGGCCGATTCCGTGGAACGGTTTCGTCGACTTCATGGAGGCGCTGATCGCCCAGGCCGGCGAGAATCTGCTGCGGGTGAAGGGCTTGCTGAACGTCAAGGAAAGCGAGCTGCCCGTGGTCGTCCACGGCGTCCAGCACATGTTCCACCCGCCCGTCCGCCTGGAGGACTGGCCCAGCGACGACCACCGCACCAAGCTGGTCTTCATCACCCGCGACATCGGGCAGCCGGTGATCGAGCCGCTGTTCAACGGGCTGGTCTGGGGCGAGGGGAACGAGGCGGAGTAA